One window from the genome of Mycolicibacterium gadium encodes:
- a CDS encoding septum formation family protein, whose translation MTTPPGNPPPYGQQPPPYGEQPPYGPGPYPPPPPPPPYSQQPPYSQQPPYSQQPPGYFPPPQKSNSKKIVFIVLGVIAALLVLVVGGGIALYLAFGQGTVTATDVEMGDCLSEIPGDTRVLTVKTIDCAEPHAGEVFAVLQMPGGDFPGQAAIDAYADKCSPELATYSPSSMTDDSVQLYVLYPTAETWEQGDRAVTCVATLDPPRAGSIRG comes from the coding sequence GTGACCACGCCGCCGGGCAATCCCCCGCCATATGGCCAGCAGCCGCCTCCATACGGTGAGCAACCTCCGTACGGACCCGGCCCGTACCCACCTCCGCCTCCGCCGCCGCCGTACTCCCAACAGCCGCCGTACTCCCAGCAGCCGCCGTACTCCCAGCAGCCGCCCGGCTATTTCCCGCCGCCACAGAAGTCGAACTCCAAGAAGATCGTCTTCATCGTCCTCGGTGTCATCGCGGCCCTGCTCGTGCTCGTCGTCGGCGGCGGCATCGCGTTGTATCTGGCATTCGGCCAGGGCACCGTCACCGCGACCGACGTCGAGATGGGCGACTGCCTTTCAGAGATCCCCGGCGACACCCGAGTGTTGACCGTCAAGACCATCGATTGCGCCGAACCGCATGCAGGGGAGGTGTTCGCGGTGCTGCAGATGCCTGGGGGCGACTTTCCCGGTCAGGCGGCCATCGACGCGTACGCCGACAAGTGCAGCCCGGAGCTTGCGACCTATTCGCCCTCGTCGATGACCGACGACAGCGTCCAACTCTACGTGCTGTACCCCACAGCCGAAACGTGGGAACAGGG
- the thiD gene encoding bifunctional hydroxymethylpyrimidine kinase/phosphomethylpyrimidine kinase translates to MRGDERLREEQTIGLPLTPPGQTPLRVMTIAGSDSGGGAGIQADMRTFAMLGMHGLVAVTAVTVQNSLGVKGFHEIPLDVIAGQIEAVASDIGVQAAKTGMLASSAIIDTVADTWRGQGLAGTVPFVVDPVCASMHGDPLLHPSALDSLKGQLFPLATLVTPNLDEVRLLVDVDVVDDASQRAAAHALHALGPQWVLVKGGHLRASSQSPDLLFDGTDFFEFDTARIDTGHDHGAGDTLAAAIASALAHGYTVPDAVAFGKRWVTECLRAAYPLGHGHGPVSALFRLHR, encoded by the coding sequence ATGAGGGGTGATGAGCGCTTGCGCGAAGAACAGACGATCGGGCTTCCGCTCACGCCGCCGGGCCAGACCCCACTTCGGGTCATGACGATCGCCGGGTCCGACTCCGGCGGCGGTGCGGGCATCCAGGCCGATATGCGGACGTTCGCGATGCTCGGCATGCACGGACTCGTCGCCGTGACCGCGGTGACCGTGCAGAATTCTCTGGGGGTCAAAGGGTTTCACGAAATCCCACTGGATGTCATCGCCGGCCAGATCGAAGCCGTGGCGTCCGACATCGGTGTTCAGGCCGCCAAGACCGGCATGCTGGCGTCCTCGGCGATCATCGACACCGTCGCTGACACCTGGCGCGGACAGGGCCTGGCCGGCACCGTCCCGTTCGTCGTCGACCCGGTGTGCGCGTCGATGCATGGCGATCCGCTGCTTCATCCCAGCGCCCTGGACTCCCTCAAGGGCCAGCTGTTCCCGCTGGCCACGCTGGTGACACCCAACCTCGACGAGGTGCGCCTGCTCGTCGACGTCGACGTCGTCGATGACGCGTCCCAGCGGGCGGCCGCGCATGCCCTGCACGCGCTCGGACCGCAGTGGGTGTTGGTGAAGGGTGGACACCTGAGGGCGTCGTCGCAGAGCCCTGATCTGCTGTTCGACGGAACCGACTTCTTCGAGTTCGACACCGCCCGCATCGACACCGGACACGACCACGGGGCCGGTGACACGTTGGCCGCAGCCATTGCGAGCGCGCTGGCCCACGGCTACACCGTGCCGGATGCGGTGGCGTTCGGAAAGCGTTGGGTCACCGAATGTCTGCGCGCGGCGTACCCGCTGGGCCACGGCCACGGACCGGTGTCCGCGCTCTTCAGGCTCCACCGGTGA
- a CDS encoding exodeoxyribonuclease III, giving the protein MRLATWNVNSIRARVDRVADWLERADVDVLAMQETKCSDEQFPTMPFLAAGYDVVHCGFNQWNGVAIASRVGIDDVQVGFDGQPTWSDTPEVEAAAEARALGATCNGVRLWSLYVPNGRFVGSPHYVYKLEWLAALRNTAQKWLLDDPTAQIAMVGDWNIAPTDEDVWSVEAYAGSTHVTEPERAAFDAILDAQFSDVVRPFTPGPAVYTYWDYTQLRFPKNRGMRIDFILGSPALAQRVTHAEIVREERKGKSPSDHAPVLVELASTGEASPSASA; this is encoded by the coding sequence ATGCGCCTGGCCACGTGGAACGTCAACTCGATCCGCGCCCGTGTCGATCGGGTGGCGGACTGGTTGGAGCGTGCCGACGTCGACGTCCTCGCGATGCAGGAGACCAAGTGCTCCGACGAGCAGTTCCCCACCATGCCATTCCTGGCCGCCGGCTACGACGTGGTGCACTGCGGGTTCAACCAGTGGAACGGCGTCGCCATCGCATCCCGGGTCGGTATCGATGACGTCCAGGTCGGCTTCGACGGACAGCCGACGTGGAGCGACACGCCGGAGGTGGAGGCGGCGGCGGAGGCGCGTGCGCTGGGCGCGACGTGCAACGGAGTGCGGCTGTGGAGCTTGTACGTGCCCAACGGACGCTTCGTCGGCTCGCCGCACTATGTCTACAAGCTGGAATGGCTCGCCGCGCTGCGCAATACGGCACAGAAGTGGCTCCTCGACGATCCGACGGCACAGATCGCCATGGTGGGCGATTGGAACATCGCGCCGACCGATGAGGACGTGTGGAGCGTCGAGGCCTACGCGGGCAGCACCCACGTCACCGAGCCGGAGCGAGCGGCTTTCGACGCGATCCTCGACGCTCAATTCAGCGACGTGGTCCGGCCTTTCACCCCCGGCCCCGCCGTATACACCTACTGGGACTACACCCAGCTGCGGTTCCCGAAGAACCGCGGTATGCGCATCGATTTCATTCTCGGATCACCGGCGTTGGCGCAGCGTGTGACCCACGCCGAGATCGTCCGCGAGGAGCGAAAAGGGAAGTCCCCCAGCGATCATGCGCCGGTGCTTGTCGAGCTGGCCTCAACCGGTGAAGCCTCGCCATCGGCGTCGGCGTAA
- a CDS encoding alpha/beta hydrolase family protein: MNLEDIAGIAHEPPGQVVPVGTVMLTHGAGGSRDSPLLQKICDEWATRGWLAVRFNLPYRRRRPKGPPSNSAATDQAGIVEAVELARTLTEGPVVAGGHSYGGRMTSMVVADDAAKVDALTLFSYPLHPPGKPERARTEHLPRISVPTVFTHGTADPFGSIDELRTAAALISGSTEVVEINGARHDLGSKTLNVPALAVDAALRLLGAAS; this comes from the coding sequence GTGAACCTCGAGGATATCGCGGGCATCGCCCACGAACCGCCGGGCCAAGTCGTCCCCGTTGGCACAGTGATGCTGACCCACGGCGCCGGCGGTAGTCGGGATTCCCCACTGCTGCAGAAGATCTGCGATGAGTGGGCCACACGCGGCTGGCTGGCGGTACGTTTCAACCTGCCGTATCGGCGGAGACGTCCGAAGGGGCCGCCGTCGAACTCAGCTGCGACCGACCAGGCCGGAATCGTCGAGGCCGTCGAGCTGGCCCGCACCCTCACCGAAGGACCGGTCGTCGCGGGCGGGCACTCGTACGGCGGCCGGATGACATCGATGGTCGTCGCCGACGACGCCGCGAAAGTCGATGCGCTTACCCTGTTTTCGTATCCGCTGCATCCCCCCGGCAAGCCGGAACGGGCACGCACCGAACATCTCCCGCGGATATCCGTGCCTACGGTCTTCACCCACGGCACCGCCGACCCGTTCGGGTCGATCGACGAGCTACGCACCGCGGCGGCGCTGATCTCCGGCAGCACCGAGGTCGTCGAGATCAACGGCGCCCGACATGATCTCGGCTCGAAGACGCTGAATGTCCCGGCGCTGGCGGTCGACGCGGCATTACGTTTGCTGGGTGCTGCGTCCTAA
- the thiC gene encoding phosphomethylpyrimidine synthase ThiC, producing MLKVLHSDVSTPIPAVTSGPIAGSAKVYRDLDGMRVPFRRVNLTNGEHFDLYDTSGPYTDADAALDLHRGLPPRPGVVSDRGTQLQRARAGEVTAEMAFIAAREGLAPELVRAEVAQGRAVIPANHNHPEAEPMIIGKAFAVKVNANIGNSAVSSSIADEVDKMVWATRWGADTIMDLSTGRDIHLTREWILRNSPVPVGTVPIYQALEKVNGDPVALTWECYRDTVIEQCEQGVDYMTVHAGVLLRYVPLTANRVTGIVSRGGSIMAAWCLAHHQESFLYTHFAELCEILQRYDVTFSLGDGLRPGSIADANDAAQFAELRTLGELTKIAKSHGVQVMIEGPGHVPMHKIVENVRLEEELCDEAPFYTLGPLTTDIAPAYDHITSAIGAAMIAQAGTAMLCYVTPKEHLGLPDRKDVKDGVIAYKIAAHAADLAKGHPRAQERDDALSRARFEFRWHDQFALSLDPDTAREFHDETLPAKPAKTAHFCSMCGPKFCSMRITQDIRDAMAEKSKEFAEHGNQVYLPLA from the coding sequence ATGCTGAAAGTGCTGCATTCCGACGTTTCCACCCCGATCCCAGCGGTGACCAGCGGCCCAATCGCGGGCAGCGCCAAGGTCTACCGGGACCTCGACGGGATGCGAGTGCCGTTCCGCCGCGTGAACCTGACAAACGGCGAGCACTTCGACCTGTATGACACCTCGGGCCCATACACCGACGCCGACGCGGCGCTCGACCTGCACCGTGGACTGCCGCCGCGCCCCGGTGTGGTGTCAGACCGCGGCACCCAGCTGCAACGGGCCCGCGCCGGCGAGGTCACCGCCGAGATGGCGTTCATCGCCGCCCGCGAGGGCCTGGCACCCGAGTTGGTTCGTGCCGAAGTTGCACAGGGGCGTGCAGTGATCCCCGCCAACCACAACCATCCCGAGGCCGAACCGATGATCATCGGCAAGGCATTCGCGGTGAAAGTCAATGCGAACATCGGCAATTCGGCCGTCAGCAGCTCGATCGCCGACGAGGTCGACAAGATGGTGTGGGCCACCCGGTGGGGCGCCGACACGATCATGGACCTGTCCACCGGTCGCGACATCCACCTGACGCGGGAATGGATCCTGCGCAATTCGCCGGTCCCCGTCGGCACGGTGCCGATCTACCAAGCGCTGGAGAAGGTCAATGGCGATCCGGTGGCGCTGACGTGGGAGTGCTACCGCGACACCGTGATCGAACAGTGCGAGCAGGGTGTGGACTACATGACCGTGCACGCAGGCGTCCTGCTGCGTTACGTGCCGCTGACCGCCAACCGCGTGACGGGAATCGTCAGCCGAGGTGGCTCCATCATGGCCGCCTGGTGTCTTGCCCACCATCAGGAGTCGTTCCTCTACACGCACTTCGCCGAACTGTGCGAGATCCTGCAGCGCTACGACGTCACGTTCTCACTCGGCGACGGATTACGGCCAGGCTCGATCGCCGACGCGAACGACGCCGCCCAGTTCGCCGAACTGCGCACGCTCGGGGAACTGACCAAGATCGCGAAATCCCATGGTGTGCAGGTGATGATCGAGGGTCCGGGTCACGTCCCGATGCACAAGATCGTCGAGAACGTGCGACTCGAAGAAGAGCTCTGCGACGAAGCTCCGTTCTACACGCTCGGCCCGCTGACGACCGACATCGCTCCGGCCTATGACCACATCACGTCGGCGATCGGCGCCGCGATGATCGCCCAGGCGGGCACCGCGATGCTCTGCTACGTGACGCCGAAGGAGCACCTGGGACTACCGGACCGCAAGGACGTCAAGGACGGCGTGATCGCCTACAAGATCGCAGCGCACGCCGCGGATCTGGCCAAGGGACACCCCCGTGCGCAGGAAAGGGACGACGCGCTGTCGCGTGCTCGGTTCGAGTTCCGATGGCACGACCAGTTCGCTCTCTCGCTGGATCCGGACACGGCCCGCGAGTTTCACGACGAGACCCTTCCCGCTAAACCGGCGAAAACGGCGCACTTCTGTTCGATGTGCGGTCCGAAATTCTGCTCTATGCGCATCACCCAGGACATCCGCGATGCCATGGCCGAAAAGTCCAAGGAGTTCGCCGAACACGGCAACCAGGTCTATCTTCCACTTGCATGA
- a CDS encoding MFS transporter, with translation MTTDFEMTALRRQRMDHDHPFYKWIVLSNTTLGMLLAAINASIVLISLPAIFRGIGLNPLAPANVGYLLWMLMGYLVVTAVLVVFFGRLGDMYGRVRIYNLGFAVFTVAAIALSFDPFHLGGGAVWLIAWRVVQGVGGAMLMASSAAILTDAFPSNQRGMALGVNMVAAVAGSFLGLLIGGVLSEFHWQAIFWVGVPIGLFGTVWSYRSLRELGVRTPGRLDWAGTFTFGIGLTALLVGITYGIQPYGDSTTGWTNPWVLGSILFGVLLLVAFCFIELRLEQPMVNLRLFRSTSFGMGNLAGLMSSVGRGGLQFMLIIWLQGIWLPLHGYSFESTPLWAGIYLLPATFGFLVAAPLAGMLADRYGSRLFTVGGMALMAVSFIALVMIPVDFDYWVFALLVFVNGLGGGIFTAPNTAAIMSSVPAAERGAASGVRATFFNAGSSLSIGIFFSLMIIGLANTLPGALSTGLQEQGVSANVAHEVANLPPVGSLFAAFLGYNPMAELLEPYHALQQPGVNADVLTGQTFFPHLIIEPFHAGLVVVFVAAAAMMVVGMVASLFNPGRYADADGEASPVEASSTSTGA, from the coding sequence ATGACGACCGATTTCGAGATGACCGCGCTACGACGTCAGCGCATGGACCACGACCATCCGTTCTACAAGTGGATCGTGCTGTCCAACACCACGCTGGGCATGCTGCTTGCAGCGATCAACGCGTCGATCGTGCTCATCTCACTACCCGCTATCTTCCGCGGCATCGGATTGAACCCCTTGGCTCCCGCCAACGTCGGTTACCTGCTCTGGATGCTGATGGGTTATCTGGTGGTGACCGCGGTGCTCGTGGTGTTCTTCGGACGGTTAGGCGACATGTACGGCCGCGTCCGCATCTACAACCTCGGTTTCGCGGTCTTCACCGTCGCGGCGATTGCGTTGTCGTTCGATCCCTTTCATCTCGGCGGTGGCGCCGTGTGGCTGATCGCGTGGCGCGTGGTCCAGGGCGTCGGCGGCGCCATGCTGATGGCGTCGTCGGCGGCGATCCTCACCGATGCGTTTCCGTCCAACCAGCGCGGTATGGCACTCGGCGTGAACATGGTTGCCGCCGTTGCAGGTTCGTTCCTCGGCCTGCTCATCGGAGGGGTGCTCTCCGAGTTCCACTGGCAGGCGATCTTCTGGGTAGGCGTGCCGATCGGGTTGTTCGGTACCGTCTGGAGCTATCGCTCGCTGCGCGAGCTCGGCGTGCGAACCCCGGGCCGGCTGGACTGGGCGGGCACGTTCACCTTCGGTATCGGACTGACCGCCCTTCTCGTCGGGATCACCTATGGCATTCAGCCCTACGGAGATTCGACGACGGGGTGGACCAACCCGTGGGTCCTCGGTTCGATTCTCTTCGGGGTGTTGTTGCTCGTTGCCTTCTGCTTCATCGAGCTACGGCTCGAGCAGCCGATGGTGAATCTTCGGCTGTTCCGTTCGACATCGTTCGGTATGGGCAACCTTGCGGGCCTGATGTCGTCCGTCGGTCGCGGTGGCCTGCAGTTCATGCTCATCATCTGGCTGCAAGGGATCTGGCTTCCGTTGCACGGCTACAGCTTCGAGTCGACACCGTTGTGGGCCGGCATCTACCTGTTGCCTGCGACGTTCGGCTTCCTGGTCGCGGCTCCGCTCGCCGGAATGCTGGCGGACCGCTATGGCTCCAGGTTGTTCACGGTCGGCGGAATGGCGCTGATGGCGGTTTCGTTCATCGCCCTGGTGATGATCCCGGTCGACTTCGACTACTGGGTTTTCGCGCTGCTCGTTTTCGTCAACGGCCTCGGTGGTGGCATCTTCACCGCGCCCAATACCGCTGCCATCATGTCCAGCGTGCCCGCGGCTGAGCGTGGAGCCGCTTCGGGAGTGCGGGCCACCTTCTTCAATGCCGGGTCGTCGCTGTCGATCGGAATCTTCTTCTCGCTCATGATTATCGGACTGGCCAACACACTTCCGGGTGCGCTGAGCACAGGTCTGCAGGAGCAGGGCGTCTCGGCAAATGTGGCGCACGAGGTGGCGAATCTGCCGCCGGTCGGCAGCCTGTTCGCGGCATTCCTCGGCTACAACCCGATGGCCGAACTGCTCGAGCCCTACCACGCGCTACAGCAGCCGGGTGTGAATGCCGACGTGTTGACCGGGCAGACGTTCTTCCCGCACCTGATCATCGAGCCGTTCCATGCCGGCCTGGTTGTGGTGTTCGTGGCGGCCGCGGCGATGATGGTCGTCGGTATGGTGGCGTCGCTGTTCAACCCGGGCCGTTACGCCGACGCCGATGGCGAGGCTTCACCGGTTGAGGCCAGCTCGACAAGCACCGGCGCATGA